In Candidatus Methanoperedens sp., one DNA window encodes the following:
- a CDS encoding restriction endonuclease subunit S, producing MNNKPIMQEKSYKETEIGKIPVDWEVSTLDEISLKVTDGSHFSPKESETGNKIIATVKDMGYYHFSFKNCKRIADDDFNLLVKNGCSPEKGDIIISKDGANCLDLIFVYNQDKKIVLLSSIAIVKLKKGFNPQFYRYYLLSPVAQKIMREGYVSGSAIPRVILKDFKKVPIPILPNIEIQNKIADILRSLDDKISLNRSMNSTLEAIGQALFRRWFVDFEFPDGEGKPYRSSGGEMVETELGEVPKGWEVKPFYELIDINPNRKLIKDRHAKKVGMADLNAWQSWIESWQLEEYKSGPRFQNGDTLFARITPSLEHGKTAFVSFLYKDEVAFGSTEFIIFAPKIIQSNLYIFHLARSEYFREAAIGAMTGSSGRQRVPENLFNQLLICLPSQKIIEKFHKVVTPLFEGITINSNQIRNLSKIRDALLPKLISGEIRVFENQKLEGRSST from the coding sequence ATGAATAATAAGCCAATAATGCAAGAGAAGAGCTACAAAGAAACCGAAATAGGGAAAATACCTGTTGATTGGGAAGTTTCAACCTTAGATGAGATTTCTTTAAAAGTAACAGACGGATCTCATTTTTCTCCTAAAGAATCAGAGACAGGAAATAAGATCATTGCCACAGTAAAAGATATGGGATATTATCATTTCTCTTTCAAGAATTGCAAAAGGATTGCAGATGACGATTTTAATCTCTTGGTTAAAAATGGTTGTTCTCCAGAAAAAGGAGATATAATTATCTCAAAGGATGGCGCAAACTGTTTAGATTTGATTTTTGTATATAATCAAGATAAGAAGATTGTTCTTTTATCATCTATCGCAATTGTCAAATTAAAAAAAGGCTTTAATCCTCAATTTTATAGATATTATTTATTATCTCCAGTAGCTCAGAAAATAATGAGAGAAGGCTATGTCTCAGGCTCCGCAATTCCAAGAGTAATACTTAAAGATTTCAAAAAAGTTCCAATTCCGATACTTCCAAATATTGAGATACAAAACAAGATTGCAGATATACTCAGATCTCTCGACGACAAAATCTCCCTCAACCGCTCAATGAATTCCACCCTCGAAGCCATCGGGCAGGCGCTTTTCAGGCGCTGGTTCGTTGATTTTGAGTTCCCGGACGGGGAGGGCAAGCCTTACAGGTCGAGCGGCGGGGAGATGGTGGAGACGGAGCTTGGTGAGGTGCCGAAGGGGTGGGAAGTAAAGCCATTTTATGAATTAATTGATATAAATCCAAATAGAAAGTTAATAAAAGATAGGCATGCAAAAAAGGTTGGGATGGCTGATTTGAACGCATGGCAATCGTGGATTGAATCATGGCAATTAGAGGAATACAAATCAGGTCCAAGATTCCAAAACGGAGATACCCTTTTTGCCAGAATAACTCCCAGCCTTGAACACGGGAAAACTGCATTCGTTTCATTTCTGTATAAAGATGAAGTAGCTTTTGGTTCTACAGAATTCATCATTTTTGCTCCGAAGATAATACAATCTAATCTATATATTTTCCATTTGGCTAGGAGTGAATATTTTCGTGAAGCTGCTATTGGTGCGATGACAGGGTCATCAGGTAGACAGAGAGTACCAGAAAATTTGTTCAATCAGCTTTTGATTTGTTTACCATCTCAGAAAATCATTGAAAAGTTTCATAAAGTAGTTACTCCATTATTTGAAGGAATAACAATTAATTCAAATCAAATTAGAAATCTAAGCAAAATCCGTGATGCACTCCTTCCGAAGCTGATTTCTGGAGAAATAAGAGTTTTTGAAAATCAAAAATTAGAAGGAAGGAGTTCAACTTGA